In Rutidosis leptorrhynchoides isolate AG116_Rl617_1_P2 chromosome 2, CSIRO_AGI_Rlap_v1, whole genome shotgun sequence, one genomic interval encodes:
- the LOC139890296 gene encoding uncharacterized protein: MEGKIDSSRSDGHVRSCPSSSGAARSRRGRDFRVRIRVGSWNVGSLTSKSRELVETLLKSKVDILCVQETRWKGEEAVDIGDYKLWFSGSRVARNGVGIFIGPRHKDNIVGVGRCSDRIMSVRLVIQEESYMVICAYAPHAGLGEEEKSRFWESLDEVVRSCPADHRLLIGGDLNGHIGTISDGYAGVHGGFGYGVQNEEGRSILEFAVAHDLVVANSFFRKTEAQLATFHSGGHSTQIDYLLLRKGDLRTCRDCKALTTWTCSTQHRLLVMDLVPQRRVTRRGRPTQPRILWKNLNEEKAETFKASVLERVEAVMDTVTHGDADQMWNSFASTIRDVAKETLGVAVGTSRGHKSCRESWWISDEVQTKVALKQLRFRELVTCRDGTRDDRTRAEER, from the exons ATGGAG GGTAAGATAGACTCTAGTCGTAGTGATGGTCACGTGAGGTCATGTCCTTCGAGCTCAGGGGCGGCTAGGTCTAGAAGGGGTAGAGATTTTCGTGTTAGGATTAGAGTAGGTAGTTGGAATGTAGGAAGTTTGACGAGCAAATCCCGTGAACTTGTAGAGACGTTACTTAAGAGTAAAGTGGACATATTGTGTGTTCAAGAGACCAGATGGAAGGGTGAAGAGGCGGTTGACATTGGTGACTACAAGTTGTGGTTTTCGGGTTCCAGAGTAGCTAGAAACGGGGTAGGGATCTTTATAGGGCCCCGTCATAAGGATAATATTGTGGGTGTGGGTAGGTgtagcgataggattatgtcggttaggtTAGTTATCCAGGAGGAGTCTTACATGGTTATTTGCGCTTACGCACCTCATGCTGGTTTAGGCGAAGAAGAAAAAAGTCGCTTTTGGGAATCGTTAGATGAAGTTGTGAGGAGTTGCCCCGCTGATCATCGATTACTTATTGGGGGAGACCTTAATGGACATATAGGAACGATTTCAGACGGATATGCGGGTGTCCATGGGGGCTTTGGGTACGGAGTTCAAAATGAAGAAGGACGCTCCATTCTCGAATTCGCTGTTGCCCACGATTTGGTTGTTGCAAACTCTTTCTTTAGGAAGACGGAAGCTCAGCTAGCAACCTTCCACAGTGGAGGTCATAGTACTCAGATTGATTATTTGCTGCTTCGCAAAGGGGACCTTAGGACCTGCAGAGACTGTAAAGCCCTGACTACCTGGACCTGTTCCACTCAACACAGACTTTTGGTCATGGACTTGGTTCCGCAGAGACGGGTTACTAGGAGAGGGAGACCCACCCAACCTAGGATCCTTTGGAAGAATCTGAATGAAGAGAAAGCCGAAACTTTCAAAGCATCTGTTTTGGAAAGAGTAGAGGCAGTAATGGATACTGTTACTCATGGGGATGCAGATCAGATGTGGAATAGTTTCGCATCAACTATTAGAGATGTCGCCAAGGAAACCTTAGGTGTGGCAGTAGGGACATCGAGAGGACACAAGTCTTGTAGAGAATCATGGTGGATTAGTGATGAGGTTCAAACCAAAGTCGCACTTAAGCAACTGAGGTTTAGGGAGCTCGTTACATGTCGGGACGGGACACGTGATGACAGAACTAGGGCAGAAGAAAG gtag